In Gemmobacter sp., the sequence ACCGCGCACGATGCCCGAGGGCAGCAGCGACAGCTTGTAGGTCACGCCGTCGATGACCAGCGTATGGCCCGCGTTGTGGCCGCCCTGGAACCGCGCGATCACATCGGCGCGTTCCGACAGCCAGTCGACAATCTTGCCCTTGCCTTCGTCGCCCCACTGGGCGCCCACGACAACCACGTTGGCCATTGGGATGGTCCTTCCCTTCAGGTGAAACCGGCTGCTCTATAGCGGTGCGGGGCAGGGCGCGAAACAGGAAAAAGCGCCACCCCGCGCATTGCATGGGCTGGCGGGGCCTTCGGGCTTGCACCCCGGCCCCCATGCGACTAGATAGCCCTGTCCGCAGCAGACAGGCCAGCCGCATGGAAAACGTCGTCCTCACCATCCACCTGATCCTCGCGCTGGCGCTGGTGGGCGTCGTGCTGCTGCAACGCTCCGAAGGGGGCGGTCTGGGCATTGGCGGCGGCGGTGGTGTGGTTTCGGGGCGCTCGGCGGCCACCGCACTGGGCAAGGTGACCTGGATCCTGGCGATTGCCTTCATCTGCACCTCGCTGGCGCTGACCGTTCTGGCGCGCCGCGACCAGGCCAGTTCCTCGGTGATCGACGGCACCGCCCCGGCAGGCACCACGGCCCCGGCCCCTGCGGCCCCCGGCAGCAGCCTGCTGCCGCCCGGCCCGTCCAGCCAGCCGCTGACGCCCCCGCGCGTCGACTGATACCAGACTTGGGTTCTTGCGGCCTGCGGGCCGCAATCGCTTGCGGCGCATTGCGTCGCGGGGCAGGGCATTGTATAGCTCGACTCCCGTGATCCTGCGATTCCGCAATCCATTCGCCACTTCACGGGGGGCCGTCATGGCACGTTACATCTTCATCACCGGCGGCGTGGTTTCGTCCCTTGGCAAGGGGCTGGCATCGGCTGCGCTGGGGGCGTTGTTGCAGGCCCGCGGCTATTCGGTGCGGTTGCGCAAGCTGGACCCCTATCTGAACGTCGATCCCGGCACGATGTCGCCCTTTGAACATGGCGAGGTGTTCGTGACCGACGATGGCGCGGAAACCGACCTGGATCTGGGCCATTACGAACGCTTCACCGGCGTGTCGGCGCGCAAGACCGATTCCATTTCCTCGGGCCGCATCTATTCCAACGTGCTGGAGAAAGAGCGCCGCGGCGACTATCTGGGCAAGACCATTCAGGTGGTTCCCCATGTAACCAATGAAATCAAGGACTTCCTGCGCATCGGCGAGGAGGATTGCGATTTCATGCTGTGCGAGATCGGTGGCACGGTGGGCGATATCGAAGGGCTGCCGTTCTTCGAGGCGATCCGCCAGTTCATCCACGAACGCCCGCGCGGCGAATGTATCCTGATGCACCTGACGCTGCTGCCCTATCTGGCCGCCAGCGGCGAGCTGAAGACCAAGCCGACGCAGCATTCGGTCAAGGAGCTGCAATCCATTGGCCTGGCGCCCGACGTGCTGGTCTGCCGGTCGGAACATCCGATCCCGGAAAAGGAACGCGAAAAGATCGCGCTGTTCTGCAACGTGCGCAAATCGGCGGTGATCGCGGCCTATGACCTGAAAACCATCTACGAGGCGCCGCTGGCCTATCACCGCGAAGGGCTGGATCAGGCGGTGCTGGATGCCTTTGGCATCGCCCCGGCCCCGCGCCCCAACCTGACCCGCTGGGAAGACGTGATGGACCGGCTGACCAATGCCGAAGGCATGGTGCGCGTGGCCATCGTGGGCAAATACACCCAGCTGGAAGACGCCTACAAATCCATCGCCGAGGCGCTGACCCATGGCGGCATGGCCAACCGCGTGCGGGTCAAGGCCGAATGGATTGATGCCGAAACCTTTGAGCGCGAGGATCCGGCGCCCTATCTGGAAGGGTTCCAGGCCATCTTGGTCCCCGGCGGATTTGGCGAACGCGGCACCGAAGGCAAGATCCGCGCGGCGCAGTTCGCGCGCGAAAAGCAGATCCCCTATCTGGGCATCTGCCTTGGGATGCAGATGGCGGTGATCGAGGCCAGCCGCAATCTGGCCGGCATCAACGATGCCGGGTCCGAGGAATTCGACCACGAGGCGGGCGGCAAGCGGTTCACCCCGGTGGTCTATCACCTCAAGGAATGGGTGCAGGGCAACCACAAGGTGGAACGCAAGGCGACCGACGACAAGGGCGGCACCATGCGGTTGGGCGCCTATACCGCGACGCTGGCCGAAGGGTCGAAGGTGGCGCAGGTCTACGGTGCCACCAGCATCGAGGAACGCCACCGCCACCGCTACGAGGTGGACATCCGCTACCGCGACAAGCTGCAAGCCTGCGGGATGGCATTTTCGGGCATGTCGCCCGATGGCCGGCTGCCCGAGATCGTCGAATACC encodes:
- the secG gene encoding preprotein translocase subunit SecG, coding for MENVVLTIHLILALALVGVVLLQRSEGGGLGIGGGGGVVSGRSAATALGKVTWILAIAFICTSLALTVLARRDQASSSVIDGTAPAGTTAPAPAAPGSSLLPPGPSSQPLTPPRVD
- a CDS encoding CTP synthase, whose protein sequence is MARYIFITGGVVSSLGKGLASAALGALLQARGYSVRLRKLDPYLNVDPGTMSPFEHGEVFVTDDGAETDLDLGHYERFTGVSARKTDSISSGRIYSNVLEKERRGDYLGKTIQVVPHVTNEIKDFLRIGEEDCDFMLCEIGGTVGDIEGLPFFEAIRQFIHERPRGECILMHLTLLPYLAASGELKTKPTQHSVKELQSIGLAPDVLVCRSEHPIPEKEREKIALFCNVRKSAVIAAYDLKTIYEAPLAYHREGLDQAVLDAFGIAPAPRPNLTRWEDVMDRLTNAEGMVRVAIVGKYTQLEDAYKSIAEALTHGGMANRVRVKAEWIDAETFEREDPAPYLEGFQAILVPGGFGERGTEGKIRAAQFAREKQIPYLGICLGMQMAVIEASRNLAGINDAGSEEFDHEAGGKRFTPVVYHLKEWVQGNHKVERKATDDKGGTMRLGAYTATLAEGSKVAQVYGATSIEERHRHRYEVDIRYRDKLQACGMAFSGMSPDGRLPEIVEYPDHPWFIGVQFHPELKSKPFEPHPLFADFVRAAVEVSRLV